One genomic window of Hemitrygon akajei chromosome 1, sHemAka1.3, whole genome shotgun sequence includes the following:
- the txnl4a gene encoding thioredoxin-like protein 4A has product MSYMLPHLHNGWQVDQAILSEEDRVVVIRFGHDWDPTCMKMDEVLYSIAEKVKNFAVIYLVDITEVPDFNKMYELYDPCTVMFFFRNKHIMIDLGTGNNNKINWPMEDKQEMIDIVETVYRGARKGRGLVVSPKDYSTKYRY; this is encoded by the exons ATGTCGTATATGTTACCCCATCTCCACAATGGTTGGCAAGTTGACCAGGCCATTCTGTCAGAGGAAGATCGCGTTGTCGTCATTCGTTTTGGTCATGACTGGGATCCAACTTGCATGAAGATGGACGAGGTGTTGTACAGTATTGCTGAAAAG GTGAAAAATTTTGCTGTTATTTACCTTGTGGATATCACCGAGGTACCAGACTTCAACAAGATGTACGAGTTATATGATCCATGTACTGTTATGTTCTTCTTCCG AAATAAGCATATCATGATTGACCTGGGTACTGGTAACAACAACAAAATTAATTGGCCAATGGAAGACAAGCAGGAGATGATTGATATCGTTGAAACAGTTTACAGAGGAGCTCGCAAGGGACGGGGTCTTGTGGTATCGCCAAAAGACTACTCCACAAAATACAGATATTGA